From the genome of Amycolatopsis sp. NBC_01488, one region includes:
- a CDS encoding phage tail protein, giving the protein MTIPNVLQAPMGALGAAGMRKSVPGNASASGAPRYGMTMWFKVVVTDPEGGTSHLGLWSGCTGLAVNLETEQVWAGGQNLSPYLTPKQISYPNVTLERAMDDKSAAQVRKWLNYVASRWISGDEGGAGMIRSRPGGSPGGRSFQGTTVTIFLFSALVPGGKAGPAGGTEREVAKWELREAIPVSWAGPALSAGGGGVATEKLVLMHRGFLGTAAAGAKLRGLNGQHQGQLTLGYEGEELKFQYNPKEVGEERTTRIGNEKEGQTLTISGEELIYDRKKLTLSALQIEGVTAVKDGCQKLWGWTDLDYRKDRKGEPKRVGLRMGSGAGLVFDEEVVIKTAKVSYCRFTASGVPSRAMVTLTLIVVETIVAEPQTPAGKR; this is encoded by the coding sequence ATGACGATTCCGAACGTTCTGCAGGCGCCGATGGGCGCGCTCGGCGCGGCTGGCATGCGCAAGTCTGTGCCTGGCAACGCCTCGGCCTCCGGGGCACCGCGTTATGGCATGACCATGTGGTTCAAGGTGGTGGTCACCGACCCGGAGGGCGGCACCAGCCACCTCGGGCTCTGGTCGGGCTGCACGGGGCTGGCCGTCAACCTGGAGACCGAACAGGTGTGGGCGGGCGGGCAGAACCTGTCGCCCTATCTGACCCCCAAGCAGATCAGCTACCCGAACGTGACCCTGGAACGGGCGATGGACGACAAGTCCGCCGCCCAGGTCCGCAAATGGCTCAACTACGTCGCCAGCAGGTGGATCAGCGGCGACGAGGGCGGTGCGGGCATGATCAGGAGCCGGCCCGGGGGCAGTCCCGGCGGCCGGTCGTTCCAGGGAACCACGGTGACCATCTTCCTGTTCTCGGCGCTGGTGCCCGGAGGCAAGGCCGGGCCGGCCGGGGGCACCGAGCGCGAAGTGGCCAAGTGGGAACTCCGCGAAGCGATCCCAGTGTCTTGGGCGGGACCGGCACTGTCGGCAGGGGGCGGTGGTGTGGCGACCGAAAAGCTGGTCCTCATGCACCGCGGTTTCCTCGGCACCGCCGCCGCCGGAGCCAAGCTGAGGGGTCTGAACGGGCAGCACCAAGGGCAGCTCACTCTCGGTTACGAGGGCGAGGAACTCAAGTTCCAGTACAACCCGAAAGAGGTCGGCGAGGAGCGGACCACCCGCATCGGCAACGAGAAAGAAGGCCAGACCCTCACCATCAGCGGCGAGGAGCTGATCTACGACCGCAAGAAGCTGACTCTGTCGGCGCTGCAGATCGAGGGAGTGACCGCCGTCAAGGACGGCTGCCAGAAGCTGTGGGGTTGGACCGACCTCGACTACCGCAAGGACAGGAAGGGCGAGCCCAAGCGGGTGGGGCTGCGGATGGGCTCGGGCGCCGGCCTGGTGTTCGACGAGGAAGTCGTGATCAAGACGGCCAAGGTGTCGTACTGCCGGTTCACCGCGTCCGGGGTGCCGTCCCGGGCGATGGTCACGCTCACCTTGATCGTGGTGGAGACGATCGTGGCGGAGCCGCAAACCCCAGCGGGTAAGCGATGA
- a CDS encoding phage baseplate assembly protein V, with protein sequence MTTESPYYRLDDRTRVIPQVRAGGRPLSQELADRIQRVIVDTHQLRPDMFEITFLDRDLTVARSSGLSIGTAVSVSSGSATSGSQTELITGEVTAIEGSYGRVNRTIVRGYTKDHRLQRSRRNRSFPNLKDSDVVRDIAREYGLPLGTIHPTRTVHAHIGQVSQTDWEFLRGRADALGFDMGIVDGKFCFTKPVDVRREEQPLALEFPFGLRVFRPRITAGNLAPTTEVRVWDPAARQAKTTSVPTRTASVQVPGADPGTLTKPFQLPPTQKQSANPALGELGPAPKPNAFAVTTVPPGTGSGIDAAAREAVAGTAERLASTVAEADGEAVGDPQLRAGTVLEVSGVGPAFNGRWLVTRAVHTYDVDGYVTAFEVSGRHERSILGLASGARQTPPQIIPGVVCGVVSNIGDPDGLNRVQVVLPWLSPLFVTDWAPVALAGASPAAAALFLPEVGDEVLVGFEFGDPRRPYVLGGLLHMKSKPDLGGKPVLTQGSTSTVAWRGLVSPNGNRLAFHDERTPGAKPTPTKGEIVLGTQRGDVALIIDQVAGTVTVKCKDGGKIDIQAGKGGVVNIGGGAQLNLTAQASIKIESRGPVEIKGNPIKLN encoded by the coding sequence ATGACCACGGAGTCCCCCTACTACCGCCTTGACGACCGGACCCGGGTGATCCCGCAGGTGCGGGCCGGTGGCCGACCGCTGTCCCAGGAACTGGCCGACCGGATCCAGCGGGTCATCGTCGACACCCACCAACTCCGGCCGGACATGTTCGAAATCACCTTTCTGGACCGGGACCTGACCGTGGCCCGTTCGTCCGGACTGTCTATCGGCACCGCGGTCAGCGTCAGCTCGGGGTCGGCGACCAGCGGCAGCCAGACCGAGCTGATCACCGGTGAGGTCACCGCGATCGAGGGCTCCTACGGCCGGGTAAACCGCACGATCGTGCGCGGCTACACCAAGGACCACCGACTGCAACGGTCCCGGCGCAACCGGTCCTTCCCCAACCTCAAGGACTCCGACGTGGTTCGGGACATCGCCCGGGAGTACGGCCTGCCGCTCGGCACCATCCACCCGACCCGGACCGTGCACGCCCACATCGGACAGGTGAGCCAAACGGACTGGGAGTTCCTGCGCGGCCGGGCCGACGCGCTCGGCTTCGACATGGGCATCGTGGATGGCAAGTTCTGCTTCACCAAGCCCGTCGACGTGCGCCGCGAGGAGCAACCGCTGGCCCTGGAGTTCCCGTTCGGCCTACGGGTGTTCCGGCCCCGGATCACGGCCGGCAACCTGGCGCCCACCACCGAGGTACGGGTATGGGATCCGGCAGCCCGGCAGGCCAAGACGACCTCGGTACCCACCAGGACCGCCTCGGTGCAGGTGCCCGGCGCGGACCCGGGCACGCTCACCAAGCCGTTCCAGCTGCCACCCACTCAGAAACAGTCCGCCAACCCGGCCCTGGGCGAGCTGGGACCGGCACCCAAGCCCAACGCGTTTGCGGTGACCACTGTCCCACCGGGCACCGGGAGCGGGATCGACGCCGCGGCCCGGGAGGCCGTGGCCGGTACGGCCGAGCGGCTGGCCAGCACGGTCGCCGAGGCGGACGGCGAGGCGGTCGGCGACCCGCAACTGCGGGCCGGGACGGTACTCGAGGTCAGCGGGGTCGGCCCGGCCTTCAACGGCCGCTGGCTGGTCACCCGTGCGGTGCACACCTACGACGTGGACGGCTACGTCACCGCGTTCGAGGTCAGTGGCCGGCACGAGCGGTCCATCCTGGGGCTGGCCTCCGGCGCCCGGCAGACCCCGCCGCAGATCATCCCCGGCGTGGTGTGCGGAGTGGTCAGCAACATCGGCGATCCCGACGGCCTGAACCGGGTGCAGGTGGTGCTGCCCTGGCTGTCGCCGTTGTTCGTCACCGACTGGGCGCCGGTCGCGCTGGCCGGCGCGAGTCCCGCCGCGGCCGCCTTGTTCCTGCCCGAAGTGGGCGACGAGGTGCTGGTCGGGTTCGAGTTCGGCGACCCGCGCCGCCCGTATGTCCTGGGTGGCCTGCTGCACATGAAGAGCAAGCCGGACCTGGGCGGCAAGCCGGTGCTGACCCAGGGCAGCACGTCCACTGTGGCGTGGCGAGGGCTGGTGTCCCCCAACGGGAACCGGCTGGCCTTCCACGACGAACGGACCCCGGGAGCCAAGCCGACGCCGACCAAGGGGGAGATCGTGCTGGGCACCCAGCGCGGGGACGTGGCGCTGATCATCGACCAGGTTGCCGGCACGGTCACGGTGAAGTGCAAGGACGGCGGCAAGATCGACATCCAGGCCGGCAAGGGTGGTGTGGTCAACATCGGCGGCGGCGCGCAGCTGAACCTGACCGCGCAGGCCTCGATCAAGATCGAGAGCCGCGGACCGGTGGAAATCAAGGGAAATCCCATCAAGCTCAACTAA
- a CDS encoding GPW/gp25 family protein — MSTETIGAGWGFPLGYTPSGGFDLARGPRKLEQSMRLILTTYPGERLMRPDFGSRLRDYVFATVSLDTATELSGEVRRALTRWEPRAEITDVVTLPDPDEPSLLYIDIRYRLVDTGDERSLVFPFYTVPDSEAE, encoded by the coding sequence ATGTCGACCGAGACGATCGGTGCGGGTTGGGGGTTCCCGCTCGGGTACACCCCGAGCGGCGGCTTCGACCTGGCTCGTGGCCCCCGCAAGCTGGAGCAGTCGATGCGGCTGATCCTGACCACCTACCCCGGTGAGCGGCTGATGCGTCCGGACTTCGGTTCCCGGCTGCGCGACTACGTCTTCGCCACGGTCTCACTGGACACTGCGACCGAGCTGTCCGGGGAAGTGCGCCGAGCGCTCACCCGCTGGGAGCCGCGCGCGGAGATCACCGACGTGGTCACCCTGCCCGATCCGGACGAGCCCAGCCTGCTCTACATCGACATCCGCTACCGGCTGGTGGACACCGGCGACGAGCGGAGTCTGGTGTTCCCGTTCTACACCGTGCCCGACAGCGAGGCTGAGTAG